From Alligator mississippiensis isolate rAllMis1 chromosome 1, rAllMis1, whole genome shotgun sequence:
atttttgtttgggtgtgcttcggcactgctaaattgtttcccagcactcggagctttctttgcagggtgcatttctgatcTGCAAAGAGGGAaatgtacggtgcaaaggagttcccgccacccgcatgcaaatttgtgtcccactattggccagttctaaattgttcccacatggcagctagcgattggcttgctagccgtgtaagaggcttgagtggtttccgcccaagttggaggactccacaaccatctggagggagaaaaagagaaagaggagggcttcacgttttgtgaagcactctaagcgctgcggagcctatcggacccagtgtgtgtaccttaagaaggctatgggggtctgatcagcctctagcctctccccgttgccgaacgatcccttgacgaaccccttccctgcgcgcaagttccacggagcctagcaaactttgtgtgagtgtattcagagctctctgcttcgagttattttcttcggttgacacgacaggctcgcggtttagagccttcaactggattgggctagaaggttcgcatggaaggaactctagtccgcctctcttcttttctgtctgtaaccgcaactcaagcaagttttcctgcctgcaccgcgaccatctttggtgtaagtaaaatgaTCTTTAATCAATcgctaagcttccgtgcctaattctagcgcgctgcctgcattccccgacccggcatgtctgggctgctggccacagtccgccgtgcacccccgagggcctcggaccgctcctggcccgcacatggcgatgaggatgggatcaggagaaggcaCGCTgcagctagaattagttaagaactgcccttggcacagtggaaaacgccaagtagaaagctttatggagctggaggcacatatcgcttaccaccaggcgggcggaacgggtgagagatttatcagcggacgtctttcactgaagggagaagagggagcttccgaagacggagcccagaaagagagggaagtgtatttgcaccccgcagcattcgggtgtataatgagtgatgagccggtcctgttcaggcccctcgacactgtgtccttcgccagagtcaacccggcgggcgcagtgaacccgaccctcaccaaggagtgtgcccgttgcctaagatatgctcgggagagtgaagaaccggtccCAATTGACCGGTTCTCCCCCTTCATGCTggtgtctagattaaggggttgcgagcttccatccgagctccacgaagatctggagacggaggaacgtgctgcggatgagagggtggccccacaatacgacaaggggggagtactgactgcaactttccgtacgataactgatttaatgcaaaagaatttaagtttgaaagcccagctgcgtgtggccgttcaagcggtcaaagaagtggctgcgaaaaagaatcctgaaacgccatgacaagatggcgccgagcaagagggagactgcgtggaagaaccggaagagaagggtggagcttcggaggaacccgcgagagttcggtcagcgactctgtCCACCGATGCAGCGtcacttccggcgaccacgcccaCCAATTTAGCGTCGCTTTcagcgaccacgccttcttgccgatggaagggagaatcgagcggaggagtgcatccgcccctcctgcctgaagtaataacagcagcagtgactcccgcagcagtagtccagcctgtaacaacaactaaccgagttgctactgcctactatgctcgcagcagaactgaactacaggatttgtgcagagaatcaagaatccaacctgaagagactctagctgtgtggttgggacgtttggttgtggaacttggatccgacctgctgaaccaggaagaagcaagcttcttggtcagacaagcttcgtggagtagaggacatgtcactgacatcgacatggtggcattcaacgttcactggcctattccacttccagcgcttgttgcaggactgatcggtcaaaaagcccacgcatggcatgacggacggccagaacataccggcgcagagcaactcatgctagcgatcatcggagtctcgtattgtgcctggaaccccagaacatgtgcgctgggactgacatcactccagcaaataagaccatggcctcatcgtcatctacgagatcctggaaccgttccagtaactgttcacagcatagataattgtcttgaggtttatgagcgaaagaacatcgtcgtcctccggattctgctcaactcaatggtgaaccaacccgtgagtaacctccttcatcagttgtcacgactgcatatcctgatggagccaaaatTGTCTAGTGattgggaacgtcgacacccgaccgaaaTTCAAGGCGCAAAACatcatgaatccgatcttccatcattgccacagagaacaccagaggagcgatacatgtttggatttctcctacagcgttcggaactcaataagcggcaacttcggattttaggggacgcaggccaatggcaactggcctatgagttaggtttccattacctagaagaaCTAGACaatggctcctcgacgatttcatctagttgaatgtgcaagagagggtagtttgaAGTAGCAAACATTTGTATTATATGCTTTAGAAATAatagtatagttccatggaaCTTTGTAAATACTTTGAATTaggttaacttattttttgagagttttgtttacagatccggaactcagagtgcgtggcaaagagaagccccaagaaggataacatcatcgaggagtgagggcttgacgcgcgacttcgccatgacgcccactgaagtcctgatcgtgcagttttttgttatgaatctgattatgtgtatatgtatttgtacaggttattatttgattcaatccctagtggacgaacttcttatgttagcgaattttgtgtttacttgTTTAGTTCAGCAACCCGTGGTGAGAGCTCTTAATAACACGAGTGACGAGCACGTGGtctaatttagctatgccttcagcaaggggggatgtcacaacccaagggtgtgattttagtttgtgtgtgcttcagcactgctaaattatttcccgccactcggagctttctttgcagggtgcatttctgatcTGCAAAGagggaaatgcacggtgcaaaggagttcccaccacccgcatgcaaatttgtgtcccactattggccagttctaaattattcctatgtggcggctagcgattggcttgctagccgtataagaggcttgagtggtttccgcccaagttggaggactccacaaccatctggagagagaaaaagagaaagaggagggcttcacgtcttgtgaagcactctaagcgctgcggagcctatcggacccagtgcgtgtaccttaagaaggctatgggggtctgatcagcctctagcctctccccgtcaccgaacgatccctcaacgaaccccttccctgcgcgcaagttccacggagcctagcagacttcatgtgagtgtattcagagctctctgcttcgagttattttcttcagttgacatgacgggcttgtggtttagagccttcaaccggattgggctagaaggttcgcatggaaggaactctagtccgcctctcttcttttctgtctgtaaccgcaactcaagcaagttttcctgcctgcaccgcgaccatctttggtgtaagtaaaataatctttaatcaaccgctaagcttccgtgcctaattctagcgcgccgcctgcattccctgacccggtgtgtccgggctgctggccacagcccgccgtgcgcccccgagggcctcggaccgctcccagcctgcacagtattctgcattgccctagtggcaacagctaaatggtgttttaatcgttgttgttgtaaatctgttcatgctatgcaagttaaatttatagatcCCTCCCCGTTTCCTGATGTAGCGCATGTGGCTTTAGCATCTCAATTGTAgccatcatagtgcttcagcaagcaaggggtggaatgtgacagctgaaattatgtctatgtgataaaggtgcttgctgaaggctctatgaagattagactgagtatttttctgtatttgtttagatattaagctatatgttgtcgCTAAAAGTctaattcaagtttaagatgtagtgaggccttgtataaagtaaggcctagtaaatttagcaaagccttgaagtagtaaggccttgtggcCTAGTTAGAAGTACCTAATCAAAggaatgcaaagcttgtactCCAATTGGTCAGTCtgaggacagttgaagtaaaaggaatgtgagtagttgtacgttatcagaaccgttcagaagctttaaattggctggaatatctggaaaccattcagaaggaagatacagctctgtgaaaaggattagttagctgttgcctagatcagtgggcctgtggacctcgaggagcccaagtactgtattccagggtccttcctggtaccctttggacagtgctgttcagggatgcctgacttcgctgaactttgtggaaagagaagcttgctgtgtatcaggcatcagaggggactccgataagttcatagattcatagatgttagggtcggaagggacctcaatagatcatcgagtccgaccccctgcataagcaggaaagagtgctgggtctagatgaccccagctagatactcatctaacctcctcttgaagacccccagggtagggggagagcaccacctcccttgggagcccgttccagaccttggccactcgaactgggaagaagttcttcctaatgtccagtctaaatctgctctctgctagcttgtgcccattatttcttgtaacccccgggggcgccttggtgaataaaacctcaccaattgaAGTTTCTACCCGACATTGAGGCTCTTCGGAGAGCAATGCAGTCACTGATAACCAGCAGACATTGCCTCTCATTGCAGGGCAGGAAACACCTCCTGAAACACCTTCCAATGATGAGCATACATGATGTCACCCTTCAATGGTTCCTGCTTCAACCCTGCAACATTCCTCCTTGTTGGCATCCCCGGGCTTGAATCCTTGCACATGTGGATCTCGGTCCCCTTCTGCTCCATGTATGTCATTGCCCTCCTGGGGAACTGCACCATCCTCTTCATCATCAAGACAGAACAGAGCCTGCATGAGCCCATGTACGTTTTCCTCTCCATGTTGGCCATCATTGACCTGGTCCTCTCCACCTCCACCATCCCCAAGCTGCTGAGCATCTTCTGGTTTAACACCTGGGAAATCAGCTTCAGTGCCTGCCTCCTCCAGATGTTCGTCATTCACTCCTTTTCCACCATAGAGTCTGGGATCTTCGTGGCCATGGCCTTCGACCGGTATGTGGCCATCTGCAAGCCCTTGAGACACAAAACCATCCTAACCAATGCGATCATCATGGCTATTGGGCTTGCAGCCGTGACCCGCGGAGTACTGTACatcttccctctgcccctgctcaccacacGGTACGCGTGCTACCGGACCAATGTCATTGCCCACTCCTACTGCGAACACATGGCTGTGGTGATGCTGGTGTGTGAAGACATCACCATCAGCAACCTCTATGGCTTGGCCATTGGCTTCTTAGTGCTGGTCATGGACTCGCTTGTCATCCTCCTGTCCTACTTCATGATCCTGCGAGCCGTCCTCCGGCTTGCCTCCATTGATGCCCGCCTCAAGACTTTCAGCACCTGCGTCTCCCACCTCTGTGCCATCTTGGCTTTCTACACACCCATTGTGGCATCATCCATGACGCACCGCTTTGGGCGGCATGTGTCTCCTCACATTCACATCCTGCTAGCCAACTTCTACCTCCTTGTGCCGCCCATGCTCAACCCCATAGTGTATGGTGCCAGGACCAAGAAGATACGGCACAGGGTGCTCAAGCTCTTGTGTCCCAGGAAACACTTCCTCTGAACACCAGGAAGCAAGCACCTTCTTTGAGAAATTGCTTCAGCATGTCTTTATCTACTGCAGTCTCTGGAAAGACCAAGATCCACATCTACAACACAGTCATCATCTCCACTCTCCACTACGGATGTGAAACGTGGGTGATCAACCATTGTCATCTAAAGAGTCTGGAGAGGTATCATCAATGATGCCGCCCAAAAATCCTCCACTTCCAGTGGGGAGATCTCTGCACAAATGCAAGTGTCATtgttgaagccaatgttaccagcattgagttggtgatcttcaagcaccaactttgctggaccagaTATTGTTTGCCTGTCTCTTGCCTCCCAAAACAAGAGCTCTACTCCCAATTTAGTAAGAGCAAAAGGTCTCACggaggccagaggaaatgctacaaggacacactgaagacACCTCTCGAGAAAAGGGATGCCGACATCAAGAGTTGGGAAGAGCTTGCTGTCAACCAACTCcaatggtgccacaacctcaaccaagcaacAGCCCATTTTGAGATAAtgtgtcttgccctcaaagcagagaaaagagagtagaggaaggaaaaggaaaggctcCCCATCCTGAAACCTACTCTTCCCTctagaaagacctgcaacttctgtggacagatctgtggctcaaggactggactcttcAGTCACCTCCAGACCCATCAGTCAGCCATGGTAGAAATCAacctcaaattgagggattgctgatgacaaTGACCTCCaaatgctgcttctgcccagttcTGCACTGAAGGGCAGTGGACAAAGGGGCAGATCTATGCACAAGGATGGTGGGTCGGTTGCATTGCTGGCATGCCCCAGCGGGGTGAACCCAGCAAGCACGGGGCACAATAGCTGTGGAGACACAGTGGCATGGACTTTATAACCACGATACCAAGTCCAAAGCGCTCCTGTGTAGGTACTCTGGTAGCTAGCACCTGATAAAGCCTTCCTGGCTGCATCTTCACTGCTCCAGTGATCTATCCAGGCTCACACAGGGATGTTATACATCACAGTCACACCTTCATCCTGCAATGTCAACATGCCTGTGTCTCGTACACATGGAGCATTTGATTACCCTTGGGGATTAAGTGCTGGTGAGGGAAAGAGGGGACCCAGggtcagttcccagctctgccacacttCCCTAGTGTCCCTTGGTCAAGTCATTTCACCTAATTTGTGTCTATCACTCACATGTGAGCAACCAGACTCTCCTACTTGCTGGGGCACGGTGCAGGTAAAGGATGGGGTTAGTGGAAATCAGTGAAATTTGAGCGGAAATCTCCTTTTTAAATTTGCATTTGCAAGGTGCTCTGCTGCCATAGTAAGTGTCCTGATATAAGGACCTagcacttggatgcttatcttgctggggtgaaggaaggaaaaggaaaaaggaggaaggaggacccaggaaactctAAGTctattagtcttaccttggtcctggggaagctctctgacaaaattatccaggagcacatctgtgagggaccagcaggggacattatgcttaggggcaaccaacatgggttcattagaggcaggtcctgtcagaccaacctggtggccttctacgaccaggtcacaaaagccttggatacaggtgttgcagtggatgtagtctttctggacttaagA
This genomic window contains:
- the LOC132249572 gene encoding olfactory receptor 52M1-like → MMSPFNGSCFNPATFLLVGIPGLESLHMWISVPFCSMYVIALLGNCTILFIIKTEQSLHEPMYVFLSMLAIIDLVLSTSTIPKLLSIFWFNTWEISFSACLLQMFVIHSFSTIESGIFVAMAFDRYVAICKPLRHKTILTNAIIMAIGLAAVTRGVLYIFPLPLLTTRYACYRTNVIAHSYCEHMAVVMLVCEDITISNLYGLAIGFLVLVMDSLVILLSYFMILRAVLRLASIDARLKTFSTCVSHLCAILAFYTPIVASSMTHRFGRHVSPHIHILLANFYLLVPPMLNPIVYGARTKKIRHRVLKLLCPRKHFL